Below is a window of Mucilaginibacter sp. PAMC 26640 DNA.
AGCTTTTATATTTCTATCCTGCGGCAAAACCGAGGGTTTGGTGCCCAGTGTGCCCGTTAACTTCCAAGCCTCTAAAACCGATCCGCGATTGGCTGCACTCAACAGCCCGGGCGGTTCGGTCATCATCTCCGGCTATGGCATTGCGGGCTTGCTGTTATACCGGCAGGCCGATGGTACCTACTCCTGCTATGACCGGTGCAGCAGCTATCAGCCCGAAAAATTGTGTGCAATAACACCTGATGCAAGTGGGTTTACCGCTACCGATCCATGCAGTGGGGCAAAATTTTCTTTATCAGATGGCAGCCCCGTTAAGGCCCCTGCCACAAAATCTCTTCGCGCTTATACCGTAAATGTCAGTAATTTTGAGATATTTGTTTCAAACTGATCCATGGAGGCCGACAAAATTAAAGATAGTATCAAGCGTGCAGCGCAGGATTTGTTTCGCAAGTTCGGTTACCATAAAACAAGTGTAAACGAAATTGCTAAGCGGGCCAAGATTGCAAAGGCTACTATTTACAAATATTTTGAGAGCAAAGAAGCCATTTTGCACGTACTGCTGATGGATTACATTAAGGCAAGCGTGGACGAATTGGTTAACACGAAGTTGCCGGAGATGGATGAAGAGGCCTATCTCAATAGCCTCATCATGAAAACCTGCCGCTTATCCTACACGGTTTGCAATGAATTTATCGGCTGGGATTTTATCCGCGAAAGTGCCAACTCGCAGGATTTCCTCAAGAACCTATCCAACGAATTGGAAGATCTGCTGGTAATGAGTTTCACCCAACTGGCCGGCATCCGCAAGCACGAAACCTATCCCCAACGCCTTCGCTTTTTAATTAAATGCAGTAAGAGCATTGTATTCAGCTTCGCGTTTACTTCTGTAAGCGATAGCGATGTTCGAAAAAACTTCGTATCCTTTCAAAAAGAGATTCTGCCTTATTTGGTGAAGGCGGCGATATTGGTGTAAATTTCATTTACGCTATTTGTACGATCCGGGCGTTTTCGCATTCGGGATCAGTTGCTAAGAGTTCTGTAATTGCCAATCTCATGTTGACGAATGATGGTCCATAAAAATATAGCGCTGTTTCCGTATTCCCCTGCCAATGCCTAAATATATCACTGCTTAAACCTGTTAAATGCTTTATTTTATCTGCCACAGCTTCAGCATCTGAATTTTTGTAAACTTCATCTGAGAGGGTTATTCCGTCTAGATAGACAGCCATACCTTCCAGCTTTCCAAATGGAATTTTTTGTCCGGAAGATTCAATGATAAGTTGCGAGCCCTTTGGCGCACCCAGTTCTTCAAGCTTAGCTATAATTTCTGATACAGCCTGCTGGTTAAATGTTTCGTCGATCACTTTAATTTCGATATCACAATATTCGTTTTCCCCACTTTCCGAAAGTAAAGTACCTCCTCCAGTTACTCGCCCATAATATTTCATTTTTAAAAACTCATCAAGCGGGTCTCCGTAAATTTCTACACGGTCAATAGGCATTATCTTGTCGTTTAGTTGGGCAACTATGTATTTATCCTCGTGACGGGAAGGCTTAAAGTATTTTTTAAGTTGGGTTTTAGTCATAATCTTAGTTTAGGAGATGTAAATATAATAGCTGGGTATCACATAAAAGAAAAATGAATAGTTGGAACTATATATAATATTTATTTACTTTGTAATTCAAAGTACTTTAATAAATATCGCTTGTCTTTCAGCAAGCGTCTATTTTTGATTATTTACTTTGAAATACAAAGAACTTTCAAAATAAAAAAAATGATAGAACAATTTCAACAAGAGCCTAAGTGGTACCAAGGGTCCATATTGGTAAAATTAGGGGTGATCACTTTATTGATCCTTTTGCTACTCATCCCGTCCTCGTGGATCCAGAATTTGATAGATGAAAGGCAGGAAAGCCAGTCGCTGATGGGGCGCGGCGTATCTGACAGCTGGTCGGGCAGCCAATTGGTTCAGGGCCCGGTACTGATATTGCCTTATAGAAAACAAGTAATTGCCCCGGCAGATTCCGGTAGGATGTCCGGCACAAAAGAAACTACCGGCTATATTTACCTGTTGCCAGAGGATGTGAAGATCAAAGCCGACTTGAAAACCCAGCAGTTTAAACAAGGTGTGTTTGACGTTACCGTTTACAATTCCAAAGTAGGGGTGGCGGGAAACTTTACACAGCCGGACCTGGCCAAACTGGGTATCGACCCAACCCGGGTAATGTTTGATAAGGCCAGGCTGTTGTTCAGTATCTCTGATTTGAAAGGCTTGAAGAATAACCCTGCGGTAAAGATCCAGGGACAAACCTACACACCAGAGCCAACGTCCGGTGAGGTAAATCCTTTTGAGAGATCGTTGCAGATTAGTTTCGTTTTGCCAACCACCGGAAGGGTCGCCTTTAATTATGAAATGGATTTGAAAGGCAGTAACGATATCAACTTCCTACATGTTGGCAAAACTACGGAGGTAAACTTTACCAGCGACTGGCAAACGCCAAAATACAACGGCCGCTACCTGCCGGATACCCGCGACAGCACAAAAAGCGGATCGGCAGCTAAATGGCATATGATGTATTATAACCGGCCGTTTCCGCAGCAATGGGCAGATAATGATAAGGTTTTGAACAACAAGAAATCTATAAAAGAAGCCAGTTTTGGTGTTCGCCTGCAGGTGCCCATTGATGAGTACCGTAAAATTATGCGTACCACTAAGTACTCCACGTTGATAATCCTGCTAACTTTCGTGGCACTGTTTTTAACGGAACTCGTCCGCAAGCAAAACATTCACCTGATTAATTATACGCTGATAGGTGCGGCTATGATCGTTTATTATATCCTGCTGCTCTCTTTCGCTGAGAAGATTGGTTACAACTATGCCTACCTGCTTTCATCAACCGCAACTATCGGGCTAATCTCCTTCTTCACGGCATCGTTGCTCAATAATAAGCCCGCTGCGGCACTGTTCGCGTTTATTTTAACCCTGTTTTACGGTTTCATCTTTATCATTATCCAGCTGGAAGAATATTCGCTTATGGTGGGGGCTATCGCCTTATTTGTGATCGTTGCCACGCTGATGTATTTTTCGAGAAAGATCGACTGGGATAATCAGTAAAAATACTACCGGCGGGTGATCCTAAACCTGCCCGCCGGTAAAAGTTTATTTAATTCAAAATACCGTTTTGGTTTTCGGTATGTTTTTGCTATGTTAGCATAATAAAAACATACCGCCATGAGCCAGGAATTAATTGATTTTTCGGAGCAGATTGATGAGCAGTTTGAAATGCCCGATATTATTATCGAAGTTTATTTTGATAAGCTGATGAGCTTTTTTCTGTAAACCAGTCTATTCAGCATGCTTTGATTTAACCGCAGCGTCCGCAGAGAAATCCCGGAGTTGCACAGCATTTTTATGGCAGTTTGCTAACGACTGCTGCTCAAGAGAGTATGTTTCATTAATAACCTTTTCTTGAATTTTCTAAGATCTCTCGCAAGCTCCATACCTTCTTTGTTTTCTTCTTGTTAAAAACACCGTAAAACCTAATTTACCTTCTTTCACCAAACAGAATTATTTAAAACATTTAACCCCAACCGCATATTATATACCTTATAAATAAATCATCAACTATGAATTCATTACTGTATATAATAGCTGTTATCCTTATTATTGGCTGGGCCGTAGGTGTGTTTTTTACCGCAGTTGGCGGACTAATCCATGTGTTATTGGTATTGGCTGTTATAGCTTTAGTACTAGGACTTATCCGCAGGCCAACAGCTGTATAATAAATAAATAGTTACAGGTAGCCTGTTTCGCCTTCACCGACCTATAATAGCTGATTCATGAAAATTCCATTCACTCCACAACTCTTGGGCGACCTGATAGAAAAAGGGTACACTTATTTGCTGGCTAACACTACTGCAGATCCCTCTATGGAAACCGCTATCACACTAAAGCCGGTTCGGCAAGAGCCATCGCTTAATCATCTGCCCGATGGTTTTGAAACGTATTATAAAATAACCCGCGAGCCAATGGTAATGGCGGCCGGTATCAGCGAAACTATCATTATGGTTGATTACGATACCATAAGCGATGAAATTACCAGTGAAGATATTTTCGACGACAGTTATTTCAGGATGAGTGAGGCCTTTTTTAAGCAGGTGCTGGAGAGCCTGGAAGATTATGCCATTATCACTACCGATAAAAATGGCGATATTAACAGCTGGAATGCCGGTGCAGAAAAAGTTTTGGGCTACACCGAAATAGAAGTGATAGGCCGGTCCGCACAGATATTCTTTACACCTGAAGATATTGCTGCAGGTGCGCCCGAAAAGGAATTAAGCGGTGCCCTTAACAATGGCCGTGCTACAGACGAGCGCTACCACATGCGGAAAGATGGTTCGCGGTTTTGGGGCAGTGGCTTAGTTTTTCCGTTGCATGATGAAAACCAACGGCATCGCGGCTTTACTAAAATAATGCGGAACCTGCGCGAACGCGAACAGGCCGAAGAAAAAGCAAGCAAGGGAGAAGTATAGGCTTCCAGGTTTGTTTTTATCAAATAGCATATTAACAAAAAGCCCCGCATTATTAATGCAGGGCTTCATTGTTTAATAGCTGAAAATTAAACGATATAATTCCAGCCGTGAGTATCAGGCGTGGTGCCATATTTAATAGCATCCATTGTCTTAAATATGCGTTGTGAAAACTCGCGGGTTGCAGGATCACTCAGGGTATACTCTTCACCATTGTAAGTGATAGAGCCAACCGGGGCAATAGTAGCTGCGGTGCCGGCGCCAAACGCGTCGGTTAATTTCCCGTTTTTAGCACCCTCTATAATTTCTGCGACAGATACTTTACGTTCCTCTACCGTAATGCCCCATTCTTTGGCTAAAGTAATTACCGTATCGCGGGTTACGCCATCCAGGAT
It encodes the following:
- a CDS encoding TetR family transcriptional regulator translates to MEADKIKDSIKRAAQDLFRKFGYHKTSVNEIAKRAKIAKATIYKYFESKEAILHVLLMDYIKASVDELVNTKLPEMDEEAYLNSLIMKTCRLSYTVCNEFIGWDFIRESANSQDFLKNLSNELEDLLVMSFTQLAGIRKHETYPQRLRFLIKCSKSIVFSFAFTSVSDSDVRKNFVSFQKEILPYLVKAAILV